CTCACTTAAGAGGGATTTTGCTGGAGGAAGCGTGTTATCAATAACTGTACTAGACATTTTTTCTCCCTAAAATTAACTATGACGGATACGAGGATTAACCACGCCATATAATAAATCAACCATCAAATTCACAAAAACAATTACCATTGCAATAATTAATACTGAACCTTGTAACACAGGGTAATCGCGAGAGTTAATGGCATCAATTACCCATTTTCCAATACCTGGCCACGAAAAAATATTTTCAGTTAACACAGCTCCAGATAATAGCTGTCCAACAATTAATCCAACTACTGTGATAATAGGAATTAACGCATTACGTAATGCGTGGTTGATGATAATACGAGATTGCGTCAGCCCTTTCGCTTTTGCAGTACGAATATAATCTTGACTTAATACTTCCAACATTGATGAGCGAGTCATCCGAGTAACTACCGCTAGTGGGATAGTTCCAAGTACAATTGAAGGTAAAATCAAAGATTTAATCGCAGCAAAAAATGCCCCTTCTTCATCAGAATTCCACGTGTCAATTAACATAAATCCTGTATCTGTATCAATCCAATACTCTGCAGGTAATCGCCCTGATGCCGGCAAATCAAGAGGAATAGAAATATATAAAATTAAAATCAATCCCCACCAAAAAATTGGCATCGAATAACCTGTTAATGAAAGTGAACTAATTAAATGAGACCACCACGAATCTTTTTTAACTGCAGCAATAACACCTAAAATAATTCCACCAATTAATGACCACAATAACGCAAAAAATGCTAATTCAACAGTTGCAGGAAAGAGGGTAAAAAATTCTTTTAAAACAGGTTCATTATTTCTAAATGAATTACCTAAGTCTCCCTGAAAAATACCTTTTAAATAATTAAAATATTGTTGAGGCAATGAAAGGTCTAACCCAAGTTGATGCATCATTTGAGCATGAACTTCAGGACTCAGCCCTCGCTCTCCCATTCTAATTTCAATCGGGTCACCTGGAATTAAATGCACTAAAGCAAAAGTAATCAATGTTATTGCAAAAAAAGTAGGAATAACAGAAAGTAAGCGTTTTAAAATAAACTTTAACATTTATATTTTCTCAACTTAAATTAAATAAAAATGAAGCGGTAAGATTATAATCGATTTTTGCAAATTTTATATAAAATCTTACCGCTTGAATAACAAGATTCAATAACTATTTTAAATCAACATTATAAAAATCGTGTAATCCAAATGGACTCACAACATAACCTGTTACTTCTTTACGCACAGGGAAATACGTTGTTGAATGTGCAATAGTTAACCAAGGTGCTTGATCTTTAAATACTTGCTGTGCTTTTTTATAAAGTGCAGTACGCTCTGCTGGATCTGTTTTTTGAACAGCAGAAAGTACTAAATCATCAAATTCTTTATTACAGAATTTTGCATAATTAGACCCTTTTTCTTTTGCAGAACAACTTAATAGTGTATTTAAGAAGTTATCTGGATCTCCATTATCACCT
This DNA window, taken from Pasteurella skyensis, encodes the following:
- a CDS encoding ABC transporter permease subunit; the encoded protein is MLKFILKRLLSVIPTFFAITLITFALVHLIPGDPIEIRMGERGLSPEVHAQMMHQLGLDLSLPQQYFNYLKGIFQGDLGNSFRNNEPVLKEFFTLFPATVELAFFALLWSLIGGIILGVIAAVKKDSWWSHLISSLSLTGYSMPIFWWGLILILYISIPLDLPASGRLPAEYWIDTDTGFMLIDTWNSDEEGAFFAAIKSLILPSIVLGTIPLAVVTRMTRSSMLEVLSQDYIRTAKAKGLTQSRIIINHALRNALIPIITVVGLIVGQLLSGAVLTENIFSWPGIGKWVIDAINSRDYPVLQGSVLIIAMVIVFVNLMVDLLYGVVNPRIRHS